The Verrucomicrobium spinosum DSM 4136 = JCM 18804 genome includes a region encoding these proteins:
- a CDS encoding acyl-CoA dehydrogenase family protein, giving the protein MKIKHPSSTPPKSVLDTSKMSEGQRAALEMTEAARDERDRNSGFAASLFDGAPDTSTLLPFPRQTLEDRDQGDAFLLLLKSFLESHTDPDAIDREGEIPDAVLEGLASLGAFGIKIPVKYGGLGLSQTNYSRTAMLLGGVCGNMAALLSAHQSIGVPQPLLMFGTEEQKARFLPRCAKGEISAFALTEQDVGSDPARMKTQAVKSADGTHYVLNGEKLWCTNGTKAGVLVVMARTPSPTHPHATTAFIVETSMPGVEVVQRCHFMGLRALYNGVMRFHDVRVPVENVLGGEGRGLKVALTTLNTGRITLPAACAGLAKYCLEVSTRWARDRVQWGQPIGRHAAIADKLARMAAHTFALEAVVRYVSALVDRDKNADVRLEAALGKLWGSERGWEIVDDTMQIRGGRGYETADSLKSRGEKPEPIERFFRDARINTIFEGSSEIMRLFIAREMLDSHLKLGAAAFNTKLPLKDRALVFLRAARHYAKWYPTRFLPFSDDRDDINLHPDLEQSMRDVRRLSRKLARHTLYAMLRYGPKLEREQLVLGRLVDIGAEIFALGCAASYAQSKVEDAFSPTAEVDRVTSLVKYHTRLVRGKTSRLFRELFNPADHEGYALAKRMLG; this is encoded by the coding sequence ATGAAAATCAAGCATCCCTCCTCCACACCTCCCAAGTCGGTGCTCGACACTTCAAAGATGTCTGAAGGCCAGCGGGCCGCGTTGGAGATGACCGAGGCGGCCCGCGATGAAAGGGACCGCAACTCCGGCTTCGCGGCCTCTCTCTTCGACGGCGCCCCTGACACCTCCACCCTGCTCCCCTTCCCGCGCCAGACGCTGGAAGACCGCGACCAGGGGGACGCCTTCCTGCTGCTGTTAAAAAGTTTCCTCGAATCGCATACCGATCCTGATGCCATCGACCGGGAGGGCGAGATCCCAGATGCCGTGCTGGAAGGACTCGCGTCACTCGGTGCCTTTGGCATCAAGATCCCTGTGAAGTACGGGGGGCTGGGGCTGAGCCAGACCAACTACTCCCGCACGGCCATGCTGCTGGGCGGCGTATGTGGGAACATGGCCGCCCTGCTGTCCGCCCACCAATCCATCGGTGTGCCGCAGCCTTTGCTGATGTTTGGCACAGAGGAGCAGAAGGCGCGCTTTCTCCCGCGTTGCGCGAAAGGCGAGATCAGCGCCTTCGCCCTGACAGAACAGGACGTCGGCTCCGACCCCGCACGCATGAAGACCCAGGCGGTCAAGTCCGCAGACGGCACACACTATGTGTTGAATGGGGAGAAGCTCTGGTGCACCAACGGCACCAAGGCCGGTGTGCTGGTGGTAATGGCTCGAACCCCAAGCCCGACGCATCCGCATGCGACCACCGCATTTATTGTGGAGACCAGCATGCCCGGTGTGGAAGTGGTGCAACGTTGCCACTTCATGGGGCTGCGTGCTCTTTACAACGGTGTCATGCGCTTTCACGACGTGCGGGTGCCCGTGGAGAATGTGCTGGGTGGCGAAGGCCGGGGCTTGAAGGTCGCGCTTACCACCTTGAATACCGGCCGCATCACCCTGCCTGCAGCATGTGCCGGTCTGGCCAAATACTGCCTGGAAGTCTCCACCCGCTGGGCTCGCGATCGGGTGCAATGGGGCCAGCCCATCGGCCGGCACGCTGCCATCGCAGACAAACTGGCCCGCATGGCCGCCCACACCTTCGCCTTGGAGGCGGTGGTCCGCTATGTCAGCGCCCTGGTGGATCGGGACAAAAATGCCGACGTCCGACTCGAAGCCGCCCTGGGCAAGCTCTGGGGCAGTGAGCGGGGCTGGGAGATCGTGGATGACACCATGCAGATCCGTGGTGGCCGTGGCTATGAAACGGCGGACAGTCTGAAGTCCCGCGGCGAGAAGCCGGAACCGATTGAGCGCTTCTTCCGTGACGCCCGCATCAACACCATCTTTGAAGGCAGCAGCGAGATCATGCGCCTCTTCATCGCCCGGGAGATGCTGGACTCGCATCTCAAGCTGGGGGCTGCCGCGTTCAATACCAAGCTGCCGCTCAAGGATCGCGCCCTGGTGTTTCTGCGGGCAGCCAGGCACTACGCCAAATGGTACCCCACGCGCTTCCTTCCCTTTTCGGATGACAGGGATGATATCAACCTGCACCCGGATCTGGAGCAGAGCATGCGCGATGTCCGTCGTCTCAGCCGCAAGCTGGCCCGGCACACCCTGTATGCCATGCTGCGCTATGGACCCAAGCTGGAACGTGAGCAACTCGTCCTCGGCCGGCTGGTGGACATCGGTGCAGAGATCTTTGCCCTTGGCTGTGCCGCCTCCTATGCCCAGAGCAAGGTGGAGGATGCCTTCAGCCCCACGGCAGAGGTGGATCGCGTGACCTCCCTCGTGAAGTACCACACCCGCCTGGTTCGCGGCAAAACCAGCCGTCTATTCCGCGAACTCTTCAATCCCGCCGATCACGAGGGCTATGCGCTCGCGAAGCGGATGCTTGGTTAG
- a CDS encoding YebC/PmpR family DNA-binding transcriptional regulator, whose translation MAGHNKWSKVKHIKAVVDAKRGKVFSKFSKELTLAAKLGGSNPELNARLRTAILNARAMNMPGDNIERAIKKGAGELGGASLEEIVYEGYGQGGVAMLIEVVTDNRNRAVADIRLIMSKLGGTFADAGSVSYLFQRRGEIRLDKGTLTEDAAMELALESGGEDMVDGEDDWVIYTAQDQLFAVGGALQAKGVSPRSQQLVYQPSTTVTLTDVATARAFLKLYDQLDDYDDTQNVHANFEIADDVAAQLSE comes from the coding sequence ATGGCAGGCCACAACAAATGGTCGAAGGTCAAACATATCAAAGCCGTTGTTGACGCGAAACGCGGCAAAGTTTTCAGCAAATTCAGCAAGGAACTCACCCTCGCTGCCAAGCTGGGCGGTTCAAACCCTGAACTGAACGCCCGGCTTCGCACCGCCATTCTCAATGCTCGCGCTATGAACATGCCCGGAGACAACATCGAACGCGCCATCAAAAAGGGCGCGGGCGAACTCGGTGGCGCGTCGCTGGAAGAGATCGTGTACGAGGGCTACGGCCAGGGTGGAGTCGCCATGCTCATTGAGGTGGTTACCGACAATCGCAACCGCGCCGTCGCGGATATCCGGCTCATCATGAGCAAGCTGGGTGGGACCTTCGCCGATGCTGGCAGCGTGAGCTACCTGTTCCAGCGCCGGGGAGAAATCCGCCTGGACAAAGGCACCCTCACAGAGGATGCTGCAATGGAGCTGGCCTTGGAGTCCGGCGGCGAGGACATGGTGGATGGTGAGGATGACTGGGTCATCTACACGGCTCAAGACCAGCTTTTTGCCGTGGGCGGTGCGCTCCAGGCCAAAGGCGTCTCACCTCGCTCGCAGCAGCTAGTTTATCAGCCTTCCACCACGGTCACCCTCACAGATGTGGCCACCGCACGCGCTTTCCTGAAACTCTACGACCAACTGGACGACTACGACGACACCCAGAATGTCCATGCGAACTTCGAGATCGCGGACGATGTCGCAGCCCAGCTCTCAGAGTGA
- the rho gene encoding transcription termination factor Rho, translated as MHPAPLADTLFPLAPDSARGIGATKKRAAKKAAKPAVRSSSAGSLFSDEPQSAPVVPSTTKKVAAKKASKKTARKVAGEKSPPAPPPLPVEAPAPAKSAAPAKKAAKARATAAKTPKAPRSEASAPEPGPAPVSVPAPAPKPVVAPPVVEYAPPAAPISAPAPAPSAQSAPVAGPAPASAHEGASHPQFQPRPQQPPQEYSRNQQYGRRHQSKYPQPRHSQHGASHGGEGQYRENAGESQSQGESRENQAYAPGPHPGQGQGHGQDQREHRQGGKWNKRERFKDRFRNKPRHGQDGHPGDAPQPIQPAPERPLGPPEPSEGILEMTPKGYGFLRQKSRLFAQYAQDPWVSPEFVRNLGLREGMFIKGIHREGHRGPQVTEITEVNGLEPEKVRNLPLFEELKAINPNKRIQLETRPDRLTTRIMDLITPVGRGQRGLIVAPPRAGKTTLLQHIAEAVVQNHPQMHLMILLVDERPEEVTEFRRALPTAEIHASSNDSDMKSHLRTALFAIERAKRLVEAGQHVFMLLDSITRMGRAFNNAQKHGATMSGGVGVGALEVPRRLFAAARNTRDAGSLTILATTLIETNSRMDELIFQEFKGTGNLELVLDRKIAEQYIYPAVNIFRSGTRREELLLPAFQMEKVHLLRRGLAGHKPMEAIQRVISLMERFPNNAQMLVELPGRTS; from the coding sequence ATGCACCCCGCACCTCTGGCCGACACGCTCTTCCCGCTGGCTCCAGATTCGGCTCGCGGCATCGGTGCAACCAAAAAGCGTGCTGCCAAAAAAGCGGCCAAGCCTGCCGTCCGCAGCAGCTCCGCTGGCTCCTTGTTCTCTGACGAGCCCCAAAGCGCACCCGTGGTCCCAAGCACGACCAAGAAAGTCGCTGCCAAAAAGGCATCAAAGAAAACCGCCAGGAAAGTGGCTGGTGAGAAGTCGCCGCCTGCTCCACCTCCCCTCCCGGTAGAGGCTCCCGCACCTGCCAAATCCGCTGCTCCTGCAAAAAAGGCTGCCAAAGCACGTGCCACAGCTGCCAAGACCCCCAAGGCCCCCCGAAGCGAGGCATCCGCACCAGAACCTGGCCCGGCCCCCGTTTCAGTACCCGCTCCTGCCCCCAAGCCGGTGGTCGCGCCTCCGGTGGTAGAATACGCACCTCCTGCGGCACCGATATCGGCACCAGCACCCGCTCCCTCCGCCCAGTCAGCCCCCGTCGCAGGCCCCGCTCCCGCCTCCGCTCATGAAGGTGCCAGCCATCCGCAGTTTCAGCCGCGGCCCCAGCAGCCCCCCCAGGAATATTCCCGCAATCAGCAGTACGGCCGCCGTCACCAGAGCAAGTACCCCCAGCCGAGACATTCGCAACACGGCGCCTCCCATGGCGGGGAAGGTCAGTACCGCGAGAATGCAGGCGAATCCCAATCCCAAGGTGAAAGCCGTGAGAACCAGGCCTACGCCCCCGGCCCCCACCCCGGCCAGGGACAAGGACATGGCCAGGACCAGCGTGAACATCGGCAGGGCGGCAAATGGAACAAGCGTGAGCGTTTCAAGGACCGCTTCCGCAACAAGCCGCGTCACGGCCAGGATGGCCACCCTGGCGATGCCCCGCAGCCCATCCAACCAGCTCCGGAACGGCCGCTTGGCCCACCGGAACCCTCTGAAGGCATCCTGGAAATGACCCCCAAGGGCTACGGCTTTCTCCGCCAGAAGAGCCGCCTTTTCGCCCAATACGCCCAGGACCCGTGGGTCTCGCCCGAGTTTGTCCGCAATCTTGGCCTGCGCGAAGGCATGTTCATCAAGGGCATCCATCGCGAAGGACATCGTGGACCACAGGTCACGGAGATTACTGAGGTTAACGGGCTCGAACCTGAGAAGGTGCGCAACCTGCCGCTCTTTGAGGAGCTCAAGGCCATCAATCCCAACAAGCGAATCCAGCTGGAGACGCGGCCCGACCGTCTTACGACGCGTATCATGGACCTGATCACGCCCGTAGGTCGCGGTCAGCGCGGCCTCATTGTGGCCCCGCCACGCGCTGGCAAGACCACCCTGCTCCAGCATATCGCTGAGGCCGTGGTGCAGAACCATCCCCAGATGCACCTCATGATTCTGCTGGTGGATGAGCGTCCCGAAGAAGTGACCGAGTTCCGCCGCGCCCTGCCCACCGCGGAGATTCATGCCAGCTCCAACGACAGCGATATGAAGAGCCACCTGCGCACCGCTCTCTTTGCGATCGAGCGTGCCAAGCGGCTCGTCGAAGCCGGTCAGCATGTGTTCATGCTCCTGGATTCCATCACCCGCATGGGACGCGCATTCAACAACGCCCAGAAGCACGGTGCCACCATGAGTGGTGGTGTGGGCGTAGGTGCTCTGGAGGTGCCCCGCCGCCTCTTCGCTGCCGCCCGCAATACTCGCGATGCTGGCTCCCTCACCATTCTTGCCACCACGCTGATCGAGACAAACAGCCGCATGGATGAACTCATCTTCCAGGAGTTCAAAGGCACGGGCAACCTCGAACTGGTGCTGGATCGCAAAATCGCCGAGCAGTACATCTACCCGGCGGTGAACATCTTCCGCTCCGGCACCCGCCGTGAAGAACTGCTTCTGCCTGCCTTCCAGATGGAGAAAGTGCACCTGCTGCGCCGCGGCCTGGCGGGTCATAAGCCCATGGAAGCCATCCAGCGCGTCATCTCCCTCATGGAACGTTTCCCCAACAACGCCCAGATGCTCGTGGAGCTCCCCGGCCGCACATCATAG
- a CDS encoding DUF4112 domain-containing protein, producing the protein MPATKRPLNVDVDVLPPDGKGRAPVGRDGDNASEISRIIARWMDDFIRIPGTNFRVGLDPIIGLVPGLGDLLASSVGLVLVTEGIRSGLPISVLIRMGANVLINDAIGTIPGLGDLFSVWFKSNSRNLRLLNRWKTGDRTVRRSSRWFLAGFIGVWFVLLMFWIFVWFLVARALWAAVFQN; encoded by the coding sequence ATGCCCGCTACCAAACGCCCCCTCAATGTGGATGTGGACGTCCTTCCGCCTGACGGGAAGGGCCGTGCCCCCGTCGGCCGTGATGGCGACAATGCCTCCGAGATCTCACGCATCATCGCCCGGTGGATGGATGACTTCATCCGGATCCCCGGCACGAACTTCCGCGTGGGACTGGACCCCATCATTGGTCTCGTCCCCGGACTGGGAGATCTGCTCGCCTCCAGCGTCGGCCTTGTGCTCGTGACCGAGGGCATCCGCAGCGGCCTTCCCATCTCCGTGCTGATCCGCATGGGGGCCAATGTTTTGATCAACGACGCGATTGGGACGATTCCCGGCCTCGGCGATCTGTTCTCCGTCTGGTTCAAGTCCAACTCCCGGAACCTCCGCCTGCTCAACCGCTGGAAGACTGGCGACCGCACCGTGCGACGCAGCAGTCGCTGGTTCCTAGCGGGCTTCATCGGCGTGTGGTTCGTGCTGCTCATGTTCTGGATCTTTGTCTGGTTCCTCGTCGCCCGCGCCCTCTGGGCCGCAGTATTCCAGAACTGA
- the hrpB gene encoding ATP-dependent helicase HrpB — MSVRTSHLPIEAIRNPLVGWFNRTSKRANAVVKAPTGSGKSTQVPQMLLDHDLAGDKRIVVLQPRRIAARMLAARVASERGVRLGEEVGYQVRFENVSSARTRILFVTEGVMLRHLLDDPTLGKVGCLVIDEFHERHLDGDLCLAWARAIQAVHRPDLRIIVMSATITPEPLREFMNPCEIFDSEGRTFPVSISYQAPQRDKRGFEEAIWDQAARAAEDLVTTRGVQDDILIFMPGGHEIRKTISALQGRSFARGYRILPLHGELPPQQQDEVLQPGQGRRIIVSTNVAETSLTIEGVRAVIDSGLARISSYDARRGINTLTVQKISRASAEQRSGRAGRLGPGMGVRLWPEREHLHRAENELPEIRRLDLSEAFLTLKVVTKAAGMTFDWYESPTEESAHRATGLLAALGAIQGQDGSLTELGRQMSAFPLHPRFSRMLITAAEFNCLEDAALCAALAQGRDLLMKPTELTKRKQEDFFQRDDLSEFQALMRAFDKAASTKFDPTACAPYGIHARAAHDAMRTYEQIGGLCRRMGLANRAQMNNEDVPPPRAEDLARAILSAFSDHLGVETASGSRVYALAAGYKGHLEKDAHIKPPPLLVAAEIAEIQGKALQVKLNLVTRIEETWLRELFPTDVTSGFHVAYDAINKRVMNLEQTRFRDLVLHSRERGEPNLGLAATLLAEEIVSKRLDLPTWTEKTEQWITRLNCLAIWMPELELPTITEEDRRLLIEQICYGATAYRQIKDRTPDSALHAWLSAAHRDMLEQYAPERVKLASGRTARVEYRDNAPPQMAVILQHLYDTLENPRIAGGKVSVLVEILAPSQRPVQTTGDLGSFWKTSYQAVKTQLRGRYPRHEWR, encoded by the coding sequence GTGTCAGTTCGCACGTCCCATCTCCCCATTGAAGCCATTCGCAATCCGCTCGTCGGATGGTTCAACCGCACATCGAAAAGGGCCAATGCCGTGGTGAAAGCCCCTACGGGTTCCGGGAAGTCCACGCAAGTGCCCCAGATGCTGCTGGACCATGATCTGGCCGGGGATAAACGCATCGTGGTACTACAGCCCCGCCGCATTGCCGCCCGCATGCTGGCTGCCCGCGTGGCCTCGGAGCGCGGTGTCCGCCTCGGTGAGGAAGTCGGCTATCAAGTGCGTTTTGAAAATGTCAGCAGCGCCCGCACGCGCATCCTGTTTGTGACAGAGGGCGTGATGCTCCGCCATCTGCTGGATGATCCCACCCTTGGCAAGGTAGGATGCCTGGTGATCGATGAATTCCACGAGCGCCATCTGGACGGCGATCTCTGCCTGGCCTGGGCCCGCGCCATCCAGGCCGTGCACCGGCCGGACCTGCGCATCATCGTGATGTCTGCCACCATCACACCGGAGCCGCTGCGGGAGTTCATGAACCCGTGCGAGATCTTCGACTCTGAGGGCCGCACCTTCCCGGTGAGCATCTCCTACCAGGCACCGCAACGCGACAAACGCGGGTTCGAGGAAGCCATCTGGGACCAGGCCGCCCGCGCGGCGGAGGACCTCGTCACCACCCGCGGCGTGCAGGATGACATCCTCATTTTCATGCCGGGTGGCCACGAGATCCGCAAGACCATTTCCGCCCTGCAGGGCCGCAGTTTTGCCCGCGGCTACCGCATTCTCCCACTGCATGGCGAGCTGCCCCCTCAACAGCAGGACGAGGTGCTCCAGCCCGGTCAGGGCCGCCGCATCATCGTGAGCACGAACGTCGCAGAAACCTCCCTCACCATCGAGGGCGTGCGCGCCGTCATCGACAGTGGCCTGGCCCGCATCTCCTCTTACGACGCCCGCCGTGGCATCAACACCCTCACGGTGCAGAAAATCAGCCGCGCCAGTGCGGAGCAACGTTCCGGTCGCGCAGGTCGTCTGGGCCCCGGCATGGGCGTCCGCCTCTGGCCGGAGCGGGAGCATCTGCATCGGGCGGAGAACGAACTGCCGGAAATCCGCCGGCTGGACCTGAGCGAGGCCTTTCTCACCCTCAAAGTGGTGACCAAGGCTGCCGGCATGACCTTCGACTGGTACGAATCTCCTACCGAGGAATCGGCCCATCGCGCCACAGGATTGCTCGCCGCACTCGGCGCCATCCAGGGTCAGGACGGCTCTTTGACAGAGCTCGGTCGCCAGATGAGCGCCTTCCCGCTGCATCCGCGCTTCTCCCGCATGCTCATCACGGCGGCAGAGTTCAACTGCCTGGAAGACGCCGCCCTCTGTGCCGCGCTGGCACAGGGGCGCGACCTCCTGATGAAGCCCACGGAGCTGACCAAACGCAAGCAGGAAGACTTCTTCCAACGCGACGACTTGAGCGAGTTCCAGGCGCTGATGCGCGCGTTCGACAAGGCCGCCTCCACCAAGTTTGACCCCACGGCCTGCGCACCCTATGGCATCCATGCGCGTGCAGCGCACGATGCCATGCGCACCTACGAGCAAATCGGTGGCCTGTGCCGCCGCATGGGGCTGGCCAACCGCGCGCAGATGAACAACGAGGATGTGCCCCCGCCCCGTGCGGAGGATCTCGCCCGCGCCATCCTCTCCGCCTTCTCCGACCACCTCGGCGTGGAGACCGCATCGGGTTCGCGAGTTTACGCCCTGGCTGCCGGTTACAAAGGCCATTTGGAAAAAGACGCCCACATCAAGCCACCGCCCCTGCTGGTGGCAGCGGAGATCGCCGAGATCCAGGGCAAAGCACTCCAAGTGAAACTGAACCTGGTGACACGGATCGAGGAAACCTGGCTGCGGGAGCTCTTCCCCACCGACGTCACCTCCGGTTTCCACGTGGCGTATGATGCCATCAACAAGCGCGTGATGAACCTGGAGCAGACGCGCTTCCGCGATCTGGTGCTGCACAGCCGCGAGCGCGGCGAGCCCAATCTGGGGCTGGCCGCCACGCTGCTGGCGGAGGAGATCGTCTCCAAGCGCCTGGACCTCCCGACCTGGACGGAGAAGACCGAGCAGTGGATCACCCGGCTCAACTGTCTGGCCATCTGGATGCCCGAGCTGGAGTTGCCCACCATCACTGAGGAAGACCGCCGCCTGCTCATCGAGCAGATCTGCTACGGTGCCACGGCGTACCGCCAGATCAAGGACCGCACCCCCGACTCCGCCCTGCACGCCTGGCTCTCCGCCGCCCACCGGGACATGCTGGAGCAATACGCCCCGGAGCGCGTGAAGCTCGCCAGTGGACGCACCGCCCGGGTGGAGTACCGCGACAACGCCCCGCCGCAGATGGCCGTGATCCTGCAGCACCTGTATGATACCCTGGAGAATCCGCGTATTGCTGGAGGCAAGGTCAGCGTTCTGGTGGAGATTCTCGCCCCCAGCCAGCGCCCCGTGCAGACCACAGGTGACCTCGGCAGCTTCTGGAAGACCAGCTACCAGGCGGTGAAAACCCAGTTACGAGGCCGCTACCCACGGCACGAGTGGAGATAG
- a CDS encoding zinc metallopeptidase, with protein MIGIFLIILFITLGIARFAARRYEDALKAGSIHTVPGAQTAAEAAREFLDEMGATKVTIMEHNALITNYYDPKRKCLFLDRAISSGTDAGSWAVALHEAAHATHEGDSAKAFQWRQGNIRLTRYAPTLVALVCLILMVLKRMPATRVMMVCSALCALIMLVNVLSIPVEFNASQRVMAWIEQKLKRHASLIDVFAVILPRIAWRDTGIFLKSPAYFFYGLLPMGGKLRPNQKTPPKK; from the coding sequence ATGATCGGCATTTTCCTCATCATTCTTTTCATCACCCTCGGTATCGCGCGCTTTGCTGCCCGTCGGTATGAAGATGCGCTCAAGGCAGGTTCCATCCACACCGTGCCAGGCGCACAGACCGCGGCAGAAGCAGCCCGCGAGTTCCTGGATGAAATGGGTGCCACGAAGGTGACCATCATGGAGCACAACGCCCTGATCACGAACTACTACGACCCCAAGCGTAAATGCCTCTTCCTCGACCGGGCAATCTCCAGCGGCACCGATGCCGGCTCCTGGGCCGTCGCCCTGCATGAGGCCGCCCACGCCACCCATGAGGGAGATTCCGCCAAGGCCTTCCAGTGGCGGCAGGGCAACATCCGCCTCACCCGCTACGCCCCCACCCTGGTGGCTCTGGTGTGCCTCATCCTCATGGTGCTCAAGCGCATGCCCGCCACCCGCGTCATGATGGTGTGCTCCGCCCTCTGCGCTCTCATCATGCTGGTGAACGTGCTCAGCATCCCGGTGGAGTTCAACGCCTCACAACGCGTCATGGCCTGGATCGAGCAGAAGCTCAAACGCCACGCCTCCCTCATCGACGTCTTCGCCGTCATCCTCCCCCGCATCGCCTGGCGCGACACGGGTATTTTCCTGAAATCCCCCGCCTATTTCTTCTACGGCCTGCTGCCGATGGGCGGGAAACTGCGCCCAAATCAGAAGACTCCGCCGAAGAAGTGA
- a CDS encoding rhodanese-like domain-containing protein, with protein sequence MDTDISPEELDQLMKQDGPRPFRLIDVREEDEFHICKLESAELIPLSRFMESAPVRLVDKDKPIVVYCHHGMRSARAAAALRHMGYKEVYNLTGGIEVWAVRIDPTMRRY encoded by the coding sequence ATGGATACTGACATCAGCCCCGAAGAACTGGACCAGCTCATGAAGCAGGATGGGCCGCGTCCCTTCCGTCTCATTGATGTGCGGGAGGAGGACGAGTTCCACATCTGCAAGCTGGAATCGGCCGAGCTCATCCCGCTATCCCGGTTCATGGAATCGGCCCCCGTCCGACTGGTGGACAAGGACAAGCCCATCGTCGTGTACTGCCATCACGGCATGCGCTCCGCCCGTGCCGCCGCCGCTCTGCGGCATATGGGGTACAAGGAAGTTTACAACCTCACCGGCGGCATTGAGGTCTGGGCGGTGCGGATTGATCCGACGATGCGGAGATACTAG
- a CDS encoding L,D-transpeptidase family protein, producing MQNLRKLCTLRRLLPLVAASAALSGLTSCADFYYYGPSTTLRGQTQYMEGYDPGLPRGQQFRQTDSSSWWRGDGVPGPAKVVISLGQQRAFFYKGGELVGESAISSGDEQHPTPTGRYSISQKNADHKSSQYGDYVDSSGNVVVENIDRHSDPQPPGTRYDGAIMPYFMRFTGGIGMHAGYLPGYPASHGCVRMPRDMAQAFFRNVSVGTPVEVVY from the coding sequence ATGCAAAACCTCCGCAAGCTCTGCACTCTCCGCCGGTTGTTGCCGCTGGTTGCCGCTTCCGCCGCTCTTTCTGGCCTCACCAGTTGTGCAGATTTCTACTACTATGGGCCGTCCACCACCCTGCGTGGGCAGACCCAGTACATGGAGGGGTATGACCCCGGCCTGCCGAGGGGGCAGCAATTCCGCCAGACCGACAGCTCCTCCTGGTGGCGAGGTGACGGCGTTCCTGGTCCCGCCAAGGTGGTGATCTCCCTGGGGCAGCAGCGTGCTTTCTTCTACAAAGGCGGTGAACTGGTGGGTGAATCCGCCATCTCCTCCGGCGACGAGCAGCATCCGACCCCGACCGGACGGTACTCGATTTCCCAAAAGAACGCGGACCACAAGTCCAGCCAGTACGGAGACTATGTGGATAGCTCCGGCAACGTGGTGGTGGAGAATATCGACCGTCACTCGGATCCCCAGCCTCCCGGCACCCGGTACGATGGGGCCATTATGCCCTACTTCATGCGCTTCACCGGCGGCATCGGCATGCATGCAGGCTATCTGCCTGGCTACCCGGCCTCACATGGCTGCGTGCGCATGCCGCGCGACATGGCCCAGGCTTTCTTCCGCAACGTGAGCGTGGGGACCCCGGTGGAGGTGGTGTATTGA